The Erinaceus europaeus chromosome 13, mEriEur2.1, whole genome shotgun sequence genome segment CTGGAGGAACTACCAGTGACAGCTTGAGCTTTCTCTTTATTAAAGAAGTCAGAGTTGCTGAGCCAGAGGAAAAAGAGTCTTCAGAgttaggagaggaagaagaggcctCAGAATTAGAAGAGCAAGAAGAGTCTTTAGAATTGGAGGATGGAGAAATGACCTCAGACACAGAGGAAGAAGAGGCCAAAACTCAACAAATAGAAGAGCCCAAAGATGCTGACTTCAGACAAAAATTAGAAGAAGCCTTACGAATGTGTGTAACTGGTATCGTTAAACATATGCAAGAAAAGACTGAAAATACAAAAAACCACCATTCAGAAGTGGTGGAAGTAAAAGACTCCACAGATGATCCAACTAACAGAATAAATGTGTTTGAAGAGAGAATGAATAACCTAGAAGGTCGAATCGAAGGATTCTCTGTGGATCCATTACAAATGGCTAAACAAATTATGAAGAAGGAAAGGTTAAGAGATAGGGAGGATAAATCTCGAAGCACCAACATTCGTTTGATAGGAATTCCAGAAAAAGATAATAGAGAGAATGGAGCAGAGGATATCATTGAGGAAATCattgaagaaaactttccagattTGAAAAAAGACCCAGGTCTTGAAATTGCCAGTGCTTGTCGCATTCCTAGTACATTTGATGAGAACAGACTCACTCCTAGACACATCTTGGTGAAGTTTTGGAActctaaagacaaagagaaaatattaaaGGTTTCCAGAGCGAGAGAAGGAATAACTTACAGAGGGGTCAAAAttagattaacagcagacttgtCACTGGATACCCTGGATGCTAGAAGTAAATGGTCCAGTATCATAAAAGTTCTGCAGGAAAAAGGCTTTAGACCTAAAATTCTGTACCCAGCCAAATTGGCCTTTAActttgagggtagaaaaagagtATTTTATGATATTGAAGaatttagagattttattttttatattccctATTTGAAAAGGTTGCTAGCAGATGTGTTTTAGCTATTCAGAGACTGAAAAAGTTTACTTTCTCCCATGCCAAAAGTCAACTGGGAAAACTGGAACTATAATGTCACACTGCTCATAAGATGGACAGTTCACAAAATACCTGGGAAAGAGGGGAAGATCACAGATAATAAGCAGATGTTTGTAAAGTTAAGAGGGTCTACTTTAAAATGTTGATggtattggcgtattgcaccagagtaaaagactgggggggggggttgggggaatacagatccaaaaaggatgatagaggacctagtgggggtcgtattgttatatgaaaaactggcaaatgttatgcgtgtagaaactattatatttactgttgaatgtaaaacattaattccccaataaagaaattaaaaaagaaaaatgttgatgGTAGTTAACCTAACT includes the following:
- the L1TD1 gene encoding LINE-1 type transposase domain-containing protein 1; this encodes MSSVQSNTLQRAKKESIAHVGRMQLVDTEEEMARIVDLKYNYMSAMISTVLKVFMGNLDDVVEKTRESLKNDLTAILGMTSSISELRNTKVSGTSKEYQQDLGSEKPGLVDRTEEDAKGKAIDEENRRFAREEEGGISEGKELFQNKSPYPKFKNSMDGVSPVKEESGNCDTRVEVTGQGREAGEKISIDEGILSLAADFSSATLDINRQWSDVFNILRENDFDPELQCQVRLAFKCDGEVKTFLDLQSLSKFISQKSLMRELLKDVLPQGEKVKQGGRRYGIQEKMGKALTESNYGAGGTTSDSLSFLFIKEVRVAEPEEKESSELGEEEEASELEEQEESLELEDGEMTSDTEEEEAKTQQIEEPKDADFRQKLEEALRMCVTGIVKHMQEKTENTKNHHSEVVEVKDSTDDPTNRINVFEERMNNLEGRIEGFSVDPLQMAKQIMKKERLRDREDKSRSTNIRLIGIPEKDNRENGAEDIIEEIIEENFPDLKKDPGLEIASACRIPSTFDENRLTPRHILVKFWNSKDKEKILKVSRAREGITYRGVKIRLTADLSLDTLDARSKWSSIIKVLQEKGFRPKILYPAKLAFNFEGRKRVFYDIEEFRDFIFYIPYLKRLLADVF